A genomic segment from Verrucomicrobiota bacterium encodes:
- a CDS encoding 2-phospho-L-lactate guanylyltransferase, which produces MGRHLTFDILPDGGGGYHARCRQADIFTQGETLDEVRKNVLEAVQGHFFDQPNDYFVNFQVAEERVRIPA; this is translated from the coding sequence ATGGGTCGACATCTTACCTTTGACATTTTGCCGGATGGGGGCGGCGGTTACCATGCCCGGTGCCGCCAGGCTGACATCTTTACCCAGGGTGAAACCTTGGATGAGGTGCGCAAAAACGTGCTTGAGGCGGTTCAAGGCCACTTTTTCGATCAGCCTAACGATTATTTCGTCAATTTCCAAGTGGCCGAAGAGCGGGTACGAATACCGGCTTGA